A genomic stretch from Eptesicus fuscus isolate TK198812 chromosome 15, DD_ASM_mEF_20220401, whole genome shotgun sequence includes:
- the TGFBR1 gene encoding TGF-beta receptor type-1 isoform X1, whose translation MEAAVAAPRPWLFLVLAAAAAMTLVPGATALQCFCHLCTKDNFTCVTDGLCFVSVTETTDKIIHNSMCIAEVDLIPRDRPFVCAPSSKTGSVTTTYCCNQDHCNKIELPTVGKPSPGLGPVELAAVIAGPVCFVCISLMLMVYICHNRTVIHHRVPNEEDPSLDRPFISEGTTLKDLIYDMTTSGSGSGLPLLVQRTIARTIVLQESIGKGRFGEVWRGKWRGEEVAVKIFSSREERSWFREAEIYQTVMLRHENILGFIAADNKDNGTWTQLWLVSDYHEHGSLFDYLNRYTVTVEGMIKLALSTASGLAHLHMEIVGTQGKPAIAHRDLKSKNILVKKNGTCCIADLGLAVRHDSATDTIDIAPNHRVGTKRYMAPEVLDDSINMKHFESFKRADIYAMGLVFWEIARRCSIGGIHEDYQLPYYDLVPSDPSVEEMRKVVCEQKLRPNIPNRWQSCEALRVMAKIMRECWYANGAARLTALRIKKTLSQLSQQEGIKM comes from the exons CATTACAGTGTTTCTGCCACCTTTGCACAAAAGACAATTTTACTTGTGTCACAGATGGACTCTGCTTTGTCTCTGTCACAGAGACCACAGACAAAATTATACACAATAGCATGTGTATAGCTGAAGTCGACCTAATTCCTCGAGACAGGCCTTTTGTATGTGCACCATCTTCAAAAACAGGGTCTGTTACTACAACATACTGCTGCAATCAGGACCACTGCAATAAAATAGAACTTCCAACTGTTG GAAAGCCATCACCTGGCCTTGGTCCCGTTGAACTGGCAGCTGTCATTGCTGGACCAGTCTGCTTCGTCTGCATCTCACTCATGTTGATGGTCTATATCTGCCATAACCGCACTGTCATTCACCATCGAGTGCCAAATGAAGAGGACCCTTCATTAGATCGCCCTTTTATTTCAGAGGGTACTACATTAAAAGATTTAATTTATGATATGACAACATCGGGGTCTGGATCAG gtttACCATTGCTTGTTCAGAGAACAATTGCAAGAACTATTGTGTTACAAGAAAGCATTGGCAAAGGTCGGTTTGGAGAAGTTTGGAGAGGAAAGTGGAGAGGAGAAGAAGTTGCTGTGAAAATATTCTCTTCTAGAGAAGAACGTTCATGGTTCCGTGAGGCAGAAATTTATCAAACTGTAATGTTACGTCATGAAAACATCTTGGGATTTATAGCAGCAGACAATAAAG ACAATGGTACATGGACTCAGCTTTGGTTGGTGTCAGATTATCATGAGCATGGATCCCTTTTTGATTATTTGAACAGATACACAGTTACTGTGGAAGGAATGATAAAACTCGCTCTGTCCACAGCAAGTGGACTTGCTCATCTTCATATGGAGATTGTTGGTACCCAAG GAAAACCAGCCATTGCGCACAGAGATTTGAAATCAAAAAATATCTTGGTAAAGAAGAACGGAACTTGTTGTATTGCAGACTTGGGACTGGCAGTAAGGCATGATTCAGCCACAGATACAATTGATATTGCTCCAAACCACAGAGTGGGAACAAAACG gTACATGGCCCCTGAAGTTCTAGATGATTCCATAAATATGAAACACTTTGAATCCTTCAAGCGTGCTGACATCTATGCAATGGGCTTAGTATTCTGGGAAATAGCTCGAAGATGTTCCATTGGTG GAATTCATGAAGATTACCAGCTGCCTTATTATGATCTTGTACCTTCTGATCCATCAgttgaagaaatgagaaaagttgTTTGTGAACAGAAGTTGAGGCCAAATATTCCAAACAGATGGCAGAGCTGTGAA GCCTTGAGAGTAATGGCTAAAATTATGAGAGAATGTTGGTATGCCAATGGAGCAGCGAGGCTTACAGCTTTACGGATTAAGAAAACTTTGTCACAACTCAGTCAACAGGAAGGCATCAAAATGTAA
- the TGFBR1 gene encoding TGF-beta receptor type-1 isoform X3, whose translation MCIAEVDLIPRDRPFVCAPSSKTGSVTTTYCCNQDHCNKIELPTVGKPSPGLGPVELAAVIAGPVCFVCISLMLMVYICHNRTVIHHRVPNEEDPSLDRPFISEGTTLKDLIYDMTTSGSGSGLPLLVQRTIARTIVLQESIGKGRFGEVWRGKWRGEEVAVKIFSSREERSWFREAEIYQTVMLRHENILGFIAADNKDNGTWTQLWLVSDYHEHGSLFDYLNRYTVTVEGMIKLALSTASGLAHLHMEIVGTQGKPAIAHRDLKSKNILVKKNGTCCIADLGLAVRHDSATDTIDIAPNHRVGTKRYMAPEVLDDSINMKHFESFKRADIYAMGLVFWEIARRCSIGGIHEDYQLPYYDLVPSDPSVEEMRKVVCEQKLRPNIPNRWQSCEALRVMAKIMRECWYANGAARLTALRIKKTLSQLSQQEGIKM comes from the exons ATGTGTATAGCTGAAGTCGACCTAATTCCTCGAGACAGGCCTTTTGTATGTGCACCATCTTCAAAAACAGGGTCTGTTACTACAACATACTGCTGCAATCAGGACCACTGCAATAAAATAGAACTTCCAACTGTTG GAAAGCCATCACCTGGCCTTGGTCCCGTTGAACTGGCAGCTGTCATTGCTGGACCAGTCTGCTTCGTCTGCATCTCACTCATGTTGATGGTCTATATCTGCCATAACCGCACTGTCATTCACCATCGAGTGCCAAATGAAGAGGACCCTTCATTAGATCGCCCTTTTATTTCAGAGGGTACTACATTAAAAGATTTAATTTATGATATGACAACATCGGGGTCTGGATCAG gtttACCATTGCTTGTTCAGAGAACAATTGCAAGAACTATTGTGTTACAAGAAAGCATTGGCAAAGGTCGGTTTGGAGAAGTTTGGAGAGGAAAGTGGAGAGGAGAAGAAGTTGCTGTGAAAATATTCTCTTCTAGAGAAGAACGTTCATGGTTCCGTGAGGCAGAAATTTATCAAACTGTAATGTTACGTCATGAAAACATCTTGGGATTTATAGCAGCAGACAATAAAG ACAATGGTACATGGACTCAGCTTTGGTTGGTGTCAGATTATCATGAGCATGGATCCCTTTTTGATTATTTGAACAGATACACAGTTACTGTGGAAGGAATGATAAAACTCGCTCTGTCCACAGCAAGTGGACTTGCTCATCTTCATATGGAGATTGTTGGTACCCAAG GAAAACCAGCCATTGCGCACAGAGATTTGAAATCAAAAAATATCTTGGTAAAGAAGAACGGAACTTGTTGTATTGCAGACTTGGGACTGGCAGTAAGGCATGATTCAGCCACAGATACAATTGATATTGCTCCAAACCACAGAGTGGGAACAAAACG gTACATGGCCCCTGAAGTTCTAGATGATTCCATAAATATGAAACACTTTGAATCCTTCAAGCGTGCTGACATCTATGCAATGGGCTTAGTATTCTGGGAAATAGCTCGAAGATGTTCCATTGGTG GAATTCATGAAGATTACCAGCTGCCTTATTATGATCTTGTACCTTCTGATCCATCAgttgaagaaatgagaaaagttgTTTGTGAACAGAAGTTGAGGCCAAATATTCCAAACAGATGGCAGAGCTGTGAA GCCTTGAGAGTAATGGCTAAAATTATGAGAGAATGTTGGTATGCCAATGGAGCAGCGAGGCTTACAGCTTTACGGATTAAGAAAACTTTGTCACAACTCAGTCAACAGGAAGGCATCAAAATGTAA
- the TGFBR1 gene encoding TGF-beta receptor type-1 isoform X2 — protein MEAAVAAPRPWLFLVLAAAAAMTLVPGATALQCFCHLCTKDNFTCVTDGLCFVSVTETTDKIIHNSMCIAEVDLIPRDRPFVCAPSSKTGSVTTTYCCNQDHCNKIELPTVGKPSPGLGPVELAAVIAGPVCFVCISLMLMVYICHNRTVIHHRVPNEEDPSLDRPFISEGTTLKDLIYDMTTSGSGSDNGTWTQLWLVSDYHEHGSLFDYLNRYTVTVEGMIKLALSTASGLAHLHMEIVGTQGKPAIAHRDLKSKNILVKKNGTCCIADLGLAVRHDSATDTIDIAPNHRVGTKRYMAPEVLDDSINMKHFESFKRADIYAMGLVFWEIARRCSIGGIHEDYQLPYYDLVPSDPSVEEMRKVVCEQKLRPNIPNRWQSCEALRVMAKIMRECWYANGAARLTALRIKKTLSQLSQQEGIKM, from the exons CATTACAGTGTTTCTGCCACCTTTGCACAAAAGACAATTTTACTTGTGTCACAGATGGACTCTGCTTTGTCTCTGTCACAGAGACCACAGACAAAATTATACACAATAGCATGTGTATAGCTGAAGTCGACCTAATTCCTCGAGACAGGCCTTTTGTATGTGCACCATCTTCAAAAACAGGGTCTGTTACTACAACATACTGCTGCAATCAGGACCACTGCAATAAAATAGAACTTCCAACTGTTG GAAAGCCATCACCTGGCCTTGGTCCCGTTGAACTGGCAGCTGTCATTGCTGGACCAGTCTGCTTCGTCTGCATCTCACTCATGTTGATGGTCTATATCTGCCATAACCGCACTGTCATTCACCATCGAGTGCCAAATGAAGAGGACCCTTCATTAGATCGCCCTTTTATTTCAGAGGGTACTACATTAAAAGATTTAATTTATGATATGACAACATCGGGGTCTGGATCAG ACAATGGTACATGGACTCAGCTTTGGTTGGTGTCAGATTATCATGAGCATGGATCCCTTTTTGATTATTTGAACAGATACACAGTTACTGTGGAAGGAATGATAAAACTCGCTCTGTCCACAGCAAGTGGACTTGCTCATCTTCATATGGAGATTGTTGGTACCCAAG GAAAACCAGCCATTGCGCACAGAGATTTGAAATCAAAAAATATCTTGGTAAAGAAGAACGGAACTTGTTGTATTGCAGACTTGGGACTGGCAGTAAGGCATGATTCAGCCACAGATACAATTGATATTGCTCCAAACCACAGAGTGGGAACAAAACG gTACATGGCCCCTGAAGTTCTAGATGATTCCATAAATATGAAACACTTTGAATCCTTCAAGCGTGCTGACATCTATGCAATGGGCTTAGTATTCTGGGAAATAGCTCGAAGATGTTCCATTGGTG GAATTCATGAAGATTACCAGCTGCCTTATTATGATCTTGTACCTTCTGATCCATCAgttgaagaaatgagaaaagttgTTTGTGAACAGAAGTTGAGGCCAAATATTCCAAACAGATGGCAGAGCTGTGAA GCCTTGAGAGTAATGGCTAAAATTATGAGAGAATGTTGGTATGCCAATGGAGCAGCGAGGCTTACAGCTTTACGGATTAAGAAAACTTTGTCACAACTCAGTCAACAGGAAGGCATCAAAATGTAA